The Ictidomys tridecemlineatus isolate mIctTri1 chromosome 6, mIctTri1.hap1, whole genome shotgun sequence genome includes a region encoding these proteins:
- the Gpr12 gene encoding G-protein coupled receptor 12: protein MNEDLKVNLSGLPRDYLDAGANENVSAAVSSQVPVVESEPELVVNPWDIVLCTSGTLISCENAIVVLIIFHNPSLRAPMFLLIGSLALADLLAGIGLIINFVFAYLLQSEATKLVTIGLIVASFSASVCSLLAITVDRYLSLYYALTYHSERTVTFTYVMLVMLWGTSICLGLLPVMGWNCLRDESTCSVVRPLTKNNAAILSVSFLFMFALMLQLYIQICKIVMRHAHQIALQHHFLATSHYVTTRKGVSTLAIILGTFAACWMPFTLYSLIADYTYPSIYTYATLLPATYNSIINPVIYAFRNQEIQKALCLICCGCIPTSLSQRARSPSDV, encoded by the coding sequence ATGAATGAAGACCTGAAGGTCAATTTAAGCGGGCTGCCTCGGGATTATTTAGATGCCGGTGCCAACGAGAACGTCTCAGCCGCTGTCTCCTCCCAGGTTCCGGTTGTAGAGTCAGAGCCTGAGCTCGTAGTCAACCCCTGGGACATTGTCTTGTGTACCTCAGGAACTCTCATCTCCTGTGAAAATGCCATTGTGGTCCTTATCATCTTCCACAACCCTAGCCTGCGAGCACCTATGTTCTTGCTGATAGGCAGTCTGGCTCTTGCAGACCTGCTGGCTGGCATTGGACTCATCATCAATTTTGTTTTTGCCTACCTGCTTCAGTCAGAAGCCACCAAACTGGTCACCATCGGACTCATTGTCGCCTCCTTCTCCGCCTCTGTGTGCAGCTTGCTGGCTATCACTGTTGACCGCTACCTCTCGCTGTATTACGCTCTGACGTACCATTCCGAAAGGACGGTCACATTTACCTATGTCATGCTGGTCATGCTCTGGGGGACTTCCATCTGCCTGGGGCTACTGCCTGTCATGGGCTGGAATTGCCTGCGGGACGAGTCCACTTGCAGCGTGGTCAGACCTCTCACCAAGAACAACGCAGCCATTCTTTCCGTCTCTTTCCTCTTTATGTTTGCACTGATGCTTCAACTCTACATTCAGATCTGTAAGATTGTGATGAGGCACGCCCATCAGATAGCCCTGCAACACCACTTCCTGGCCACATCACACTATGTGACCACCCGGAAAGGGGTCTCCACCCTGGCTATCATCCTTGGGACATTTGCTGCTTGCTGGATGCCTTTCACCCTCTATTCCTTGATAGCAGATTACACCTATCCTTCCATCTATACCTACGCTACTCTCCTGCCTGCCACCTACAATTCCATCATCAATCCTGTTATATATGCTTTCAGAAACCAAGAGATCCAGAAAGCCCTCTGCCTCATCTGCTGCGGCTGCATCCCAACCAGCCTGTCCCAGAGGGCACGATCGCCTAGTGATGTGTAG